One genomic region from SAR92 clade bacterium H455 encodes:
- a CDS encoding lipocalin family protein, which yields MKICKLVATAVLMFVLTGCSSQPPMATVDRVDLPRFMGDWYVIANIPTFLEKDAHNPVESYALNADGTIATTFRFNAGSFEGEEKVYHPQGFIRNIESNAEWGMQFLWPIKADYRIVYLDEDYQYTVIGRNSRDYVWIMARSAQIPDQTYAELRDFVIDLGYDPALLQKAPQQVRN from the coding sequence ATGAAAATATGTAAACTAGTGGCCACAGCTGTGTTGATGTTCGTTCTCACCGGCTGCAGCAGTCAGCCGCCGATGGCTACGGTAGATAGGGTGGATCTGCCGCGCTTTATGGGTGACTGGTATGTGATTGCGAATATCCCAACCTTTCTCGAGAAAGATGCCCACAATCCGGTGGAGTCTTATGCACTCAATGCAGATGGCACTATTGCCACTACCTTTAGATTTAATGCAGGGTCTTTTGAGGGCGAAGAGAAGGTCTATCATCCCCAGGGTTTTATTCGCAACATTGAGAGTAATGCGGAATGGGGAATGCAGTTTCTCTGGCCGATTAAGGCTGACTACCGCATTGTCTACTTAGATGAGGATTATCAATACACAGTGATTGGTCGCAACAGTCGCGACTATGTGTGGATTATGGCGCGCAGCGCGCAGATTCCGGATCAGACCTACGCTGAGTTGCGTGACTTTGTTATCGACCTCGGCTATGACCCAGCCTTGTTGCAGAAAGCTCCTCAGCAGGTACGCAACTAA
- the smrA gene encoding DNA endonuclease SmrA: MSGVSKDREINAEGGSQDDLEEGFDVLFGDSVEPLRGKGAAFVAKSAQLTPGVLARREAAQLEIEGEGNFLDPDSIIEQVAALDPLEFSRPGVQHGVYKNLRMGKYEIQSRLDLHRHTVEQARTALWNFVDDCQRHSVRCALITHGKGEHLARPAVLKSCVNHWLKQFDQVLAFHTAQKYHGGLGATYVLIKKGSAARQSTSEKLEQAGHYKP; the protein is encoded by the coding sequence ATGTCAGGGGTAAGTAAAGATCGCGAAATAAATGCCGAGGGTGGCAGCCAAGACGATCTTGAGGAGGGCTTTGATGTGCTGTTTGGTGATTCCGTTGAGCCACTGCGCGGCAAAGGCGCGGCCTTTGTCGCTAAGTCCGCTCAGCTGACGCCTGGTGTATTGGCCCGGCGCGAGGCTGCCCAGCTAGAGATTGAGGGCGAGGGTAACTTCCTCGATCCGGATAGCATTATTGAGCAGGTTGCTGCATTGGACCCCCTGGAGTTTTCTCGTCCCGGTGTACAGCATGGTGTGTATAAAAATCTGCGCATGGGTAAGTATGAGATTCAGTCCCGCCTCGATCTGCATCGTCATACAGTGGAGCAAGCACGCACTGCGCTGTGGAATTTTGTCGATGATTGCCAGAGGCACTCGGTGCGCTGTGCACTGATTACTCATGGCAAGGGTGAACATCTTGCGCGACCTGCGGTGCTTAAAAGCTGTGTCAATCACTGGTTAAAACAGTTTGATCAGGTGCTGGCTTTTCATACGGCGCAGAAGTATCACGGTGGCTTGGGCGCCACTTATGTGTTGATTAAAAAGGGCAGTGCTGCCCGTCAAAGTACCAGTGAAAAACTCGAGCAGGCGGGGCACTATAAACCCTAA
- a CDS encoding peptidylprolyl isomerase has product MHVKHNHVITLHYQLKDDNDLILDKSYDSQEPMVYLHGHRQMIRGFEAAIAGAEEGEKRSFSVSPAEGYGLRNVNNMQRIPTKYLKHEGKLSAGQAINVNTENGVKPGTIVKLGKFNADVDMNHPLAGKNLHFEIEVISIRPATDDEIGHGHVHGSGGCGH; this is encoded by the coding sequence ATGCACGTCAAACACAATCACGTTATCACCCTTCACTATCAGCTCAAAGATGATAATGACCTGATCCTCGATAAAAGTTACGACAGCCAAGAGCCAATGGTTTATCTCCATGGCCACCGACAGATGATTCGCGGTTTTGAAGCGGCGATTGCCGGTGCTGAAGAGGGCGAAAAGCGTTCTTTCAGTGTTAGCCCAGCCGAGGGATATGGACTGCGCAACGTCAACAATATGCAGCGCATCCCAACTAAATACCTTAAGCATGAAGGCAAGTTATCCGCGGGTCAGGCGATTAACGTCAACACTGAAAACGGCGTTAAGCCCGGTACCATTGTCAAGCTGGGGAAATTCAATGCCGATGTGGATATGAACCATCCACTGGCGGGCAAAAACCTACATTTTGAAATCGAAGTAATCAGCATTCGCCCTGCCACCGACGACGAGATTGGCCACGGCCATGTTCACGGTAGCGGCGGCTGTGGTCACTAG
- a CDS encoding DUF1295 domain-containing protein: MNLFMGLDVQLMFEAIPLLVAIAVSAWLVSLVIEDISIVDYLWSLMLLGSAGTYAYRTGFDKDLSTVNVVLLFMVAVWALRLSAFLILRGRNRGEERRYQAMRKKLASNFALKSLVNIFLLRALLIWLLSSLFVVALSSVPSLSWSHWHTVGAALWLFGFSMEALADLQLYRFNQLVVRDSETLSTGLWRYSRHPNYFGECCVWCGWVVFAIPSASAATLPWLSLAPMIMMALLLKLSGISHMERGITQRRPNYRQYIETTSAFVPWKPAQRIGLDL; encoded by the coding sequence ATGAATCTGTTTATGGGCCTCGACGTGCAACTTATGTTCGAGGCTATCCCTCTACTTGTTGCAATCGCTGTGAGCGCCTGGTTGGTGAGCCTTGTGATTGAGGATATCAGTATTGTCGACTATCTTTGGTCGCTAATGCTTCTGGGCAGCGCAGGCACCTATGCTTACCGGACCGGTTTTGACAAGGATCTCAGCACTGTCAATGTGGTTCTTCTGTTTATGGTCGCAGTTTGGGCCCTGCGGCTGAGCGCTTTTCTGATACTCCGTGGACGCAACCGCGGTGAAGAGCGGCGCTATCAGGCGATGCGAAAAAAGTTAGCATCTAATTTTGCGTTAAAGAGTTTGGTTAATATTTTTCTGCTCCGGGCGCTTTTGATTTGGCTGCTCAGCTCGCTGTTTGTTGTGGCACTGAGTTCAGTGCCGAGCCTTAGCTGGAGTCACTGGCACACAGTAGGCGCAGCACTCTGGTTGTTTGGCTTTTCCATGGAGGCTTTAGCGGATCTGCAGCTGTATCGATTTAATCAGCTGGTGGTTCGTGATTCCGAGACTCTGAGTACCGGCCTATGGCGCTATTCTCGCCACCCGAATTATTTTGGCGAGTGCTGTGTCTGGTGTGGCTGGGTTGTGTTCGCCATTCCCTCCGCAAGCGCCGCAACCCTGCCTTGGCTATCGCTTGCGCCGATGATTATGATGGCACTGTTGTTAAAACTATCCGGGATTAGTCATATGGAGCGGGGCATCACTCAGCGCCGCCCTAACTACCGGCAATATATTGAAACCACCAGTGCATTTGTTCCCTGGAAGCCAGCGCAAAGAATAGGCCTAGATCTATGA
- the bioA gene encoding adenosylmethionine--8-amino-7-oxononanoate transaminase, translated as MTKTPQQNAELLQKDQQFVWHPYSSLSAPIPAYEVVSAKGVYLKLADGRELIDGMSSWWCTIHGYNHPVLNQAAKDQIDKVSHVMFGGITHAPAVELCEKLVAITPPGLDKVFLSDSGSVAVEVAIKMAFQYWISQGHSEKSQLLTLRSGYHGDTFAAMSVCDPKTGMHHMFDQVVTKHHFAPAPQTGVYEEWNEEDIAEFAEIISSKSHQLAAVILEPIVQGAGGMRFYSPHYLKRVRELCDQHNVLLIADEIATGFGRSGKLFACEWAGISPDIVCLGKAITGGYMTLAATLCSEEVSRGICEGEAGCFMHGPTFMGNPLACAVANASIDLLLSSDWQGNIQRIESLLNTQLAAFTALDGVDEIRVLGAIGVIQMKEPVNLAEIQKKFVAEGIWVRPFGKLVYVMPPYISTDEELTILVSGIYRVLGQT; from the coding sequence ATCACCAAAACCCCGCAACAAAATGCAGAGTTGCTACAAAAAGACCAACAATTTGTCTGGCACCCCTATTCCTCACTGAGTGCTCCCATACCCGCCTATGAAGTAGTTTCCGCCAAGGGCGTATATCTCAAACTAGCCGATGGTCGAGAGCTGATCGACGGCATGTCATCCTGGTGGTGCACCATTCACGGTTACAATCATCCAGTCTTAAATCAGGCGGCAAAAGACCAGATCGACAAAGTCAGCCATGTGATGTTTGGCGGTATTACCCATGCCCCAGCAGTGGAGCTCTGTGAAAAACTGGTGGCTATTACGCCCCCGGGACTCGACAAGGTATTCCTCTCAGACTCCGGTTCAGTGGCCGTTGAAGTGGCGATTAAGATGGCCTTTCAATATTGGATTTCTCAGGGCCACTCCGAAAAATCGCAACTGTTAACCCTGCGCAGCGGCTATCACGGCGACACCTTCGCCGCCATGTCGGTATGCGACCCCAAGACTGGCATGCATCATATGTTCGACCAGGTGGTGACCAAGCATCATTTTGCTCCAGCACCACAGACTGGTGTCTATGAAGAATGGAACGAAGAGGATATTGCCGAGTTTGCCGAGATCATTTCCAGCAAGAGTCATCAGCTAGCGGCAGTGATCCTTGAGCCTATTGTTCAGGGTGCCGGTGGTATGCGCTTTTATTCACCGCACTATTTAAAGCGCGTTCGGGAGCTCTGCGATCAGCACAATGTGTTGTTAATTGCCGATGAAATTGCCACGGGTTTTGGCCGTAGCGGAAAATTATTTGCCTGCGAGTGGGCGGGTATTTCACCGGACATTGTCTGTCTGGGTAAAGCCATTACCGGCGGCTATATGACTCTAGCTGCAACCCTCTGTAGTGAAGAAGTCAGTCGCGGCATCTGTGAAGGTGAAGCTGGCTGCTTTATGCACGGCCCAACCTTTATGGGCAATCCACTGGCCTGTGCGGTGGCCAATGCCAGTATTGATCTATTGCTGAGCAGTGATTGGCAGGGCAATATTCAGCGTATCGAAAGCCTTTTGAATACTCAGCTGGCAGCCTTTACGGCACTGGATGGCGTGGACGAAATTCGAGTGCTCGGAGCCATTGGCGTGATTCAGATGAAAGAGCCGGTAAACCTGGCTGAAATACAGAAGAAGTTTGTCGCCGAGGGTATTTGGGTGCGGCCCTTTGGCAAGCTGGTCTATGTGATGCCACCCTACATCAGCACCGACGAAGAGCTGACAATCTTGGTAAGCGGAATTTACCGGGTGCTGGGACAGACTTAG
- the ttcA gene encoding tRNA 2-thiocytidine(32) synthetase TtcA yields MSIRKNQLEANKLQKRLRRNVGKAIAEFNMIEEGDRIMVCLSGGKDSYAMLDILMSLQTSAPIKFELVAVNLDQKQPGFPEHVLPEYLDKLGIEYHILEKDTYSIVTSKVPEGKTYCSLCSRLRRGTLYGFAEQIGCTKVALGHHRDDIVETLFLNMFYQSKLKAMPPKLLSDDKKNIVIRPLAYCRESDLVALAELKEFPIIPCNLCGSQDGLQRNVVKDMLVQWERQYPGRVESIFSSIKSVSPSQLADTELFDFETLQIQRDEIDCATEIKAINL; encoded by the coding sequence ATGTCGATCCGCAAAAACCAGCTGGAAGCCAACAAACTGCAGAAACGTCTGCGCCGCAATGTGGGCAAAGCGATCGCCGAGTTCAATATGATCGAAGAGGGTGACCGGATTATGGTGTGCCTCTCCGGGGGTAAAGATTCCTACGCTATGCTGGATATTCTTATGAGCCTCCAGACCAGTGCGCCGATCAAGTTTGAACTGGTGGCGGTGAATCTTGATCAGAAACAGCCCGGATTCCCTGAGCATGTATTGCCTGAGTATCTGGATAAACTTGGTATTGAATACCATATTCTTGAGAAAGATACCTACAGCATTGTTACCAGCAAGGTCCCAGAGGGAAAAACCTACTGTAGTCTCTGCTCACGGTTACGCCGCGGCACGCTCTATGGTTTTGCCGAGCAAATTGGTTGCACCAAGGTGGCCCTGGGTCATCACCGAGATGATATTGTCGAAACACTGTTTTTGAATATGTTCTATCAGTCTAAGCTCAAGGCCATGCCGCCGAAGCTACTCTCAGATGATAAAAAGAATATTGTGATTCGTCCTCTGGCCTACTGCCGCGAATCTGATCTGGTGGCCCTGGCTGAACTCAAAGAGTTTCCGATTATTCCCTGCAATCTTTGCGGTTCCCAGGATGGCCTGCAACGCAATGTGGTTAAAGATATGTTGGTGCAGTGGGAGCGCCAGTACCCGGGTCGTGTGGAGAGTATTTTTAGTTCGATAAAAAGCGTTTCTCCCTCCCAGCTTGCTGATACTGAGCTGTTTGATTTTGAAACGTTGCAAATCCAGCGCGATGAAATCGACTGCGCTACTGAGATTAAAGCGATTAATCTCTAG
- a CDS encoding nitroreductase has protein sequence MEFADVVKARHSYRGFLPKAVDEKTLKEIFELASWAPSNCNIQPWHVHVLSGDACNRMREKMKAAAMKDPSGNPDFPWQGKFSGDYRERQICSALGLWEHQGVTREDKEKRAWSWMRNFEFFDAPHIAFIFVTDEFPEIVRLAGDTGMYAQTLMLALENAGLGSCPQTSVSCYPDLVREELGIESRFKLMMGLSFGYVDHADSANNLRTDRAALEQSTTFHS, from the coding sequence ATGGAATTTGCAGATGTGGTTAAGGCGCGGCATTCGTACCGAGGATTTTTACCCAAAGCGGTGGATGAGAAAACCTTAAAAGAGATTTTTGAACTGGCCAGCTGGGCACCCTCCAACTGTAATATCCAGCCTTGGCATGTGCATGTTCTGTCCGGTGACGCCTGCAACCGCATGCGTGAAAAGATGAAAGCGGCGGCGATGAAAGATCCCAGCGGCAATCCAGATTTTCCTTGGCAGGGCAAGTTTAGCGGCGACTACCGCGAACGTCAGATCTGTTCTGCATTGGGACTCTGGGAGCATCAGGGTGTCACCCGGGAAGATAAAGAAAAGCGCGCCTGGTCATGGATGCGCAACTTTGAATTCTTCGATGCACCCCATATTGCGTTTATCTTTGTTACCGATGAATTTCCCGAAATAGTGCGTCTGGCCGGGGATACGGGTATGTATGCTCAGACCTTGATGCTGGCGCTAGAGAATGCCGGCTTGGGTTCTTGCCCTCAGACCTCTGTGAGCTGTTATCCGGATCTGGTCCGTGAAGAGTTGGGTATAGAGAGCCGGTTTAAATTGATGATGGGCCTCTCTTTTGGCTATGTGGATCATGCTGACAGCGCTAACAATCTGCGTACTGATCGTGCAGCTTTAGAGCAGTCTACGACCTTTCATAGCTAG
- a CDS encoding GGDEF domain-containing protein, with product MLSTIVRLLLPLTCAVTALLLRYLLADHPLNSNNQLDFLLLQLPYILLGLATLLALLSNHALEAGISISLLCAYWLIQTYLQSPLNSQPASQVFYLLTLLSPALMITYALLPQSSCLQLQALLPILLTPLIVLLVAGLLAINQQLFLTSASSALSNGLMGTYLSALSWLLYFAAISLSLGLSLCRQQSIHNSVLGCSLMSLITYGWIQLNSVSAFMFSGMGLLLAINLTVSLLQIGYRDDLTQIGNRRALQQTAKTLRGPYSVAMVDADYFKKINDQFGHDLGDQALRVIASLLKQTAEGGKPFRYGGEEFCLLFKGKSQQEVLDALETCRQAIANYDMVVRDKQHRPKKLKEGEIRRGASRRKSNLRLTVSIGVASSDSANLNGSFNPFEQVLKSADQALYRAKASGRNCIQAA from the coding sequence ATGTTATCGACAATTGTGCGTCTTCTATTGCCGCTCACCTGCGCGGTGACCGCTTTACTGTTACGCTACCTACTTGCCGATCACCCCCTAAACAGCAACAACCAACTAGACTTTTTACTGCTGCAGCTACCCTATATTTTACTCGGGCTGGCAACCCTGTTGGCGCTCCTCAGTAATCATGCACTGGAGGCAGGCATTAGCATCAGTCTGCTATGTGCCTATTGGCTGATTCAAACTTATCTGCAGTCGCCGCTAAACTCCCAGCCCGCCAGTCAGGTTTTCTATTTGCTAACCTTGCTCAGCCCGGCGCTGATGATTACCTATGCACTGCTGCCACAGAGCAGCTGCCTGCAGCTACAGGCATTGCTGCCGATACTGCTAACGCCATTGATTGTTCTTTTAGTCGCCGGCCTATTGGCAATCAATCAGCAACTCTTTTTAACCTCAGCCAGCAGCGCTCTGAGCAATGGCCTTATGGGTACCTACCTCTCAGCCCTGAGTTGGCTCCTCTATTTTGCTGCCATCAGCCTGTCCCTAGGCTTAAGCCTCTGTCGGCAGCAGAGTATTCACAACTCCGTGCTCGGCTGTTCGCTGATGAGCCTGATCACCTATGGCTGGATCCAGCTCAATAGCGTCTCGGCGTTTATGTTTTCCGGCATGGGTCTGCTGCTGGCGATCAATCTCACTGTGAGCCTGTTACAGATTGGCTACCGTGATGACCTAACCCAGATTGGCAATCGCCGCGCCCTGCAACAGACCGCCAAGACATTGCGCGGACCCTATAGCGTGGCCATGGTGGATGCGGATTATTTTAAGAAGATCAACGATCAGTTTGGTCATGATCTGGGAGATCAAGCGCTGCGAGTGATTGCCAGTCTACTCAAACAAACCGCTGAGGGCGGCAAACCGTTTCGCTATGGAGGTGAGGAGTTCTGTCTGTTATTTAAAGGTAAAAGCCAACAGGAAGTATTAGATGCTCTGGAAACCTGCCGTCAAGCCATAGCCAACTACGATATGGTAGTGCGGGATAAACAGCATCGTCCAAAAAAACTCAAAGAGGGGGAGATTAGGCGCGGTGCCAGCAGGAGAAAAAGTAATTTGCGCCTGACTGTGAGTATTGGAGTTGCCAGCAGTGACAGCGCAAACCTAAATGGCAGTTTTAATCCATTTGAGCAGGTTTTAAAAAGTGCCGACCAGGCGCTCTATAGGGCCAAAGCATCAGGCCGAAACTGCATTCAGGCGGCCTGA
- a CDS encoding TSUP family transporter, whose protein sequence is MDSDFQWYQYALIVIVFIWSGFVRAGFGFGGALFTIPFLLLIHNDPLFFLPIISLHLLFFAALTLLLSNRAAASGEQPEVLQATINWPFVRYALLIMLIPKLAGVLGLLILPSNLMNSIIFLLISAYAITYIIGRPLQSNSRLLDTVFLILGAYISGTSLIGGPLVIAVAMRHIQAHEFRNTLFVLWFVLVSIKLFAFALAGVDLQLMASLWLLPFAGIGHLVGQKFHHRLLQASNARFYQILGWVLLSTSLVGLLQILV, encoded by the coding sequence ATGGACTCGGATTTCCAGTGGTATCAGTACGCACTGATTGTTATCGTCTTTATCTGGAGCGGCTTTGTGCGCGCCGGATTTGGCTTTGGCGGCGCGCTGTTTACTATTCCCTTTCTACTGCTTATCCACAATGATCCGCTATTTTTTCTGCCGATTATCTCCCTTCATTTATTATTTTTTGCAGCCCTAACACTGCTCTTATCCAATCGCGCCGCTGCCTCAGGAGAACAGCCTGAGGTGCTCCAAGCAACCATTAATTGGCCCTTTGTACGCTACGCCTTACTGATAATGCTGATTCCGAAACTGGCCGGTGTTTTGGGTCTATTGATTTTGCCCAGCAACCTGATGAACAGCATTATCTTTTTACTAATTAGCGCCTATGCCATCACCTACATCATCGGCAGGCCACTGCAGAGCAACAGCCGCCTGCTGGATACGGTCTTTCTGATACTGGGCGCCTATATCAGCGGCACCTCCCTGATCGGTGGACCACTAGTGATTGCCGTGGCCATGCGCCATATCCAAGCCCATGAGTTTCGCAATACGCTTTTTGTGCTCTGGTTTGTGCTAGTCAGCATCAAGCTCTTTGCCTTTGCCCTAGCAGGAGTCGATCTCCAGCTAATGGCGTCACTCTGGTTGCTACCCTTTGCCGGAATCGGTCATCTGGTCGGACAAAAATTCCATCACCGCCTACTGCAAGCCAGCAATGCGCGCTTTTATCAGATTCTCGGATGGGTGCTGTTGAGCACTAGTCTGGTGGGGCTCCTGCAGATCCTGGTTTAG
- a CDS encoding DUF547 domain-containing protein, which yields MPRLKLFMIVLIGLSCASNAIAKKDWAIWNSSDETNNAIIDHSPFDSFLKTYVVSNHPSGINRFRYADVSRGDNKLLNKYIAKMASIDPRDYRKREQKAYWLNLYNALTLQELLKLYPVTSVERDKISRKRRITVAKKKLSVADIDQRILRPIWQDYKTVFGLSCAAVGCPAIHAQAFTGSNTDKLLKQYAGEFINHPRGLTVSKNELRVSRIFSWYRDEFGAGDGDRQLIRLFSHYAEDSKALYILGFNGDIEYAYDKRINAPETRWPL from the coding sequence ATGCCGCGGTTAAAGTTATTTATGATAGTCCTGATTGGTCTTTCTTGCGCCTCAAATGCGATCGCTAAAAAGGACTGGGCTATTTGGAATAGTAGCGACGAGACCAATAACGCCATTATAGATCATTCGCCCTTTGATAGTTTTCTGAAAACCTATGTGGTGAGCAATCATCCCTCGGGAATTAATCGTTTTCGCTATGCTGATGTGAGCCGTGGCGATAATAAGCTGCTGAATAAGTACATTGCCAAGATGGCATCCATCGATCCCCGCGATTATCGCAAGCGTGAGCAGAAGGCCTATTGGTTGAATCTTTACAATGCTCTCACTTTACAAGAGCTGCTTAAGCTGTATCCGGTGACCTCTGTAGAGCGCGACAAGATTAGTCGCAAGCGTCGTATTACGGTGGCTAAAAAGAAGTTGTCGGTGGCAGACATAGATCAGCGTATTTTGCGGCCAATATGGCAGGATTATAAAACGGTCTTTGGTCTTAGCTGCGCCGCTGTTGGTTGTCCGGCTATTCATGCTCAGGCATTTACTGGGTCTAATACGGATAAGTTGCTCAAGCAGTACGCTGGTGAGTTCATTAATCATCCTCGAGGTTTGACTGTGTCTAAGAATGAGTTGCGGGTATCGCGGATTTTTTCTTGGTATCGGGATGAGTTTGGCGCTGGCGACGGCGATCGGCAGTTGATTCGGTTGTTTTCTCATTATGCTGAGGACAGTAAAGCGCTGTATATTTTGGGCTTTAATGGGGATATTGAGTATGCCTACGATAAACGGATTAATGCGCCGGAGACGCGCTGGCCGTTGTAG
- a CDS encoding DUF6134 family protein yields MIRSLITLFLSLSVGQAVASESGNLRVLDFDVFLNDREVGKHRFELLEQGESVAVSSTMSLDFKLFNIKRVKYKHQANEIWQAGCLVGLQSETERQGKTVAVEAVSDQSGLVIQRPKGLETITGCVRGFSYWNPQWLEGENLLNAETGINSPVEISSDVSEQDNITHIKIALAKVDIDLQYSAAGEWLSLQTELLIGGTLRYKRVL; encoded by the coding sequence ATGATTCGTAGTTTAATTACTCTGTTCCTCTCTCTTTCCGTTGGCCAGGCAGTCGCCAGCGAGTCTGGGAACTTGAGAGTGTTAGATTTTGACGTGTTTCTAAACGACCGCGAAGTGGGTAAACATAGGTTTGAACTGCTGGAGCAGGGTGAGTCGGTAGCGGTCTCATCGACCATGTCGCTGGATTTCAAACTGTTTAACATAAAGCGCGTTAAGTATAAGCATCAGGCCAATGAGATCTGGCAGGCCGGTTGTCTGGTAGGGCTGCAGAGTGAAACAGAAAGGCAGGGAAAAACGGTGGCCGTCGAAGCGGTTAGTGATCAAAGCGGACTTGTAATTCAGCGGCCCAAAGGGCTAGAAACGATTACTGGCTGTGTGCGTGGTTTTTCCTATTGGAACCCCCAGTGGTTAGAGGGTGAAAATCTGTTAAACGCGGAGACGGGGATCAATAGTCCAGTAGAAATAAGTTCCGACGTTTCTGAGCAGGACAACATTACTCATATAAAAATTGCTTTAGCTAAAGTCGATATAGATCTGCAGTACAGTGCCGCAGGAGAGTGGCTGTCTTTGCAGACCGAGCTCTTAATTGGTGGGACCCTGCGCTACAAGCGGGTTCTTTAG